A genomic segment from bacterium encodes:
- a CDS encoding bifunctional nuclease family protein: MIEIEVKIHGLTMDPKNNSPVILLKETASQRALPIWIGTVEANSIATAMAGLEPPRPMTHDLLHNAILAAGYCVSRVVITELTDNTFYAVIHLDSDNGMLELDSRPSDAIALAVRSHCPIFVNKRVFEQSGIDLTILENSETASEKDEWLEMLESMDPEDYSKYKM, translated from the coding sequence TTGATAGAGATCGAGGTTAAAATCCACGGTCTGACAATGGACCCCAAGAATAACAGCCCGGTCATCCTCCTGAAGGAAACGGCAAGCCAGAGGGCCCTTCCGATCTGGATCGGCACGGTGGAGGCCAACTCCATCGCCACCGCAATGGCAGGCCTGGAGCCGCCGCGCCCGATGACACACGACCTCCTGCACAACGCCATACTGGCCGCGGGATACTGCGTCTCCCGCGTTGTGATCACGGAGCTTACAGACAATACTTTCTACGCGGTGATCCACCTGGATTCCGATAATGGAATGCTGGAGCTGGATTCACGACCATCCGATGCCATTGCCCTGGCTGTCAGGAGTCACTGCCCGATTTTCGTTAACAAGAGGGTTTTCGAACAGTCCGGCATCGATCTGACGATCCTTGAAAACAGTGAAACCGCGTCGGAGAAGGACGAATGGCTGGAAATGCTGGAGAGCATGGATCCCGAGGACTACAGCAAGTATAAAATGTAG
- a CDS encoding diguanylate cyclase: MPERSIIHRAEDLQDLPKLSENLLDDLMARSQASSGTVWILDQDQSFRKVSSRGTGKRSKSIDPGEIIHRHEEISKGTPFFEHSGGKVILNSLFLPVLYHDVLVAIAHLELSTYSEAALDDNTFESIRAVADKYATFLSNAQILDRMRGNPLKDLESDTYNEPFILDFLKRQVTMGRRFRRRVGVLNLDYEGAEQFQKKQSYRLVQAMIKDISETLQGILRDYDVVAHVGNFRFIMGLPETDSLGCRISIERIRRGFGRLSYLGERFERYGLKPHFGFACYPEDGPTADALLTKVLSNAWINRSDPFNNLQWVDRGFWDLVEKFTTDPEGGELSLLRFTERTSFKANFTYLLQEAIVNDVVMNPERRGLLYIGTDNALITEALLTKNTSLPKAATRVSVFGDLENTHVLKDLNINTITISPEQSKGFQFILLLTDKVTYALMGVHHRIDEWKGFHTSNDKLVERLVFKLREEYSLQEQV, translated from the coding sequence ATGCCTGAACGATCCATCATTCACCGGGCAGAGGACCTTCAGGATCTCCCGAAACTTTCGGAGAACCTGCTCGACGACCTCATGGCCAGATCGCAGGCATCTTCCGGGACGGTGTGGATACTGGACCAGGACCAATCCTTCCGGAAGGTGAGTTCACGCGGTACGGGTAAAAGAAGCAAGTCCATCGATCCCGGTGAGATCATCCACCGACACGAAGAGATCTCGAAGGGGACCCCTTTCTTCGAGCACAGCGGCGGCAAGGTGATCCTGAACAGCCTTTTCCTGCCAGTCCTTTACCACGACGTGCTGGTCGCCATAGCCCACCTGGAACTCTCCACATACAGCGAAGCCGCCCTTGACGACAACACCTTTGAATCGATCCGCGCTGTTGCCGACAAGTACGCCACTTTCCTGAGCAATGCCCAGATTCTTGACAGGATGCGCGGGAACCCTCTGAAAGACCTTGAATCGGACACTTACAATGAACCGTTCATCCTCGATTTCCTGAAACGGCAGGTCACCATGGGGCGGAGGTTCAGACGGCGTGTCGGAGTTCTCAACCTTGATTATGAGGGCGCTGAACAGTTCCAGAAAAAGCAGAGCTACCGCCTCGTCCAGGCCATGATCAAGGATATCTCGGAGACCCTTCAGGGGATACTCAGGGACTATGACGTTGTCGCCCACGTGGGGAATTTCCGGTTCATCATGGGCCTCCCGGAAACGGACAGCCTTGGCTGCCGCATCTCAATCGAGAGGATCAGGCGCGGTTTCGGAAGGCTCTCCTACCTCGGTGAGCGGTTCGAAAGGTACGGTTTGAAACCCCACTTCGGATTCGCCTGCTATCCCGAGGACGGCCCAACCGCCGATGCCCTTCTCACCAAGGTCCTTTCCAACGCGTGGATTAACCGGTCCGACCCCTTCAACAACCTCCAGTGGGTTGATCGCGGGTTCTGGGACCTCGTGGAGAAATTCACCACCGATCCCGAGGGGGGGGAGCTTTCGCTCCTTCGTTTCACGGAGAGGACATCCTTCAAAGCGAATTTCACCTATCTTCTTCAGGAAGCCATCGTCAACGATGTGGTGATGAACCCTGAAAGGCGCGGGCTGCTGTACATCGGAACGGACAATGCGCTCATCACCGAAGCCCTCCTGACGAAGAACACCTCCCTGCCCAAAGCGGCTACGAGGGTCAGCGTATTCGGCGACTTGGAAAACACCCACGTTCTCAAGGATCTCAACATCAATACCATTACCATCTCCCCCGAACAGTCCAAGGGGTTCCAGTTCATCCTCCTACTGACAGACAAGGTGACCTATGCCCTCATGGGCGTTCACCACAGGATCGACGAGTGGAAGGGTTTCCACACCTCCAATGACAAACTCGTGGAGCGACTGGTTTTCAAACTGAGGGAAGAGTATTCCCTCCAGGAACAGGTCTGA
- a CDS encoding VanZ family protein — translation MEDGDQAPPPSQQQETSPLRTWGPAACVAAVILILSSIPGTAFPKHPDRLNSAVHFLEFCLLGFFLTRAISTWRPMGRLSLILTSAAICGTFGFLDEAHQFLIPYRMFDIMDLFYDILGAITGGLIFIVTGCSSAHADGA, via the coding sequence ATGGAAGACGGCGATCAGGCACCGCCTCCATCGCAGCAGCAGGAGACGTCCCCTTTAAGGACCTGGGGACCGGCAGCGTGCGTGGCGGCAGTCATCCTGATCCTTTCATCCATACCGGGCACAGCCTTCCCCAAGCATCCGGACAGGCTCAACAGCGCCGTCCACTTTCTGGAATTCTGTTTGCTGGGGTTCTTCCTGACCAGGGCGATCAGCACGTGGAGGCCCATGGGACGTTTGAGTCTCATCCTGACATCCGCGGCCATTTGCGGCACTTTCGGTTTCCTGGATGAGGCACACCAGTTTCTGATACCCTACAGGATGTTTGATATCATGGATCTGTTTTACGACATTCTGGGAGCCATCACCGGAGGACTCATCTTTATAGTAACCGGATGTTCGTCGGCACACGCGGATGGAGCCTGA